From the genome of Streptococcus marmotae, one region includes:
- the sufB gene encoding Fe-S cluster assembly protein SufB — protein sequence MTEERVEPKPIDLGEYKFGFHDDVEPIMSTGKGLNEDVIRALSAAKNEPEWMLEFRLKSYEAFKKMPLETWGADLSEIDFDDLIYYQKASDKPARSWDEVPEKIKETFERIGIPEAERAYLAGAAAQYESEVVYHNMKEEFEKLGIIFTDTDSALKEYPDLFKQYFAKLVPPTDNKLAALNSAVWSGGTFIYVPKGVKCDIPLQTYFRINNESTGQFERTLIIVDEGASVHYVEGCTAPTYSSDSLHAAIVEIFALDGAYMRYTTIQNWSDNVYNLVTKRARAMKDATVEWIDGNLGAKTTMKYPSVYLDGEGARGTMLSIAFANTGQHQDTGAKMIHNAPHTSSSIVSKSIAKGGGEVNYRGQVTFARNSKKSVSHIECDTIIMDDISKSDTIPFNEIHNSQVALEHEAKVSKISEEQLYYLMSRGLSEGEATEMIVMGFVEPFTKELPMEYAVELNRLIAYEMEGSVG from the coding sequence ATGACAGAGGAAAGAGTAGAACCAAAACCGATTGACCTCGGTGAATACAAATTCGGTTTTCATGATGATGTAGAGCCTATTATGTCAACTGGAAAAGGATTGAACGAAGACGTAATTCGAGCCTTATCTGCGGCGAAAAACGAGCCAGAATGGATGTTAGAATTTCGGTTGAAATCGTATGAGGCTTTCAAAAAAATGCCCCTTGAAACCTGGGGAGCAGACTTGTCTGAGATTGATTTTGATGACTTGATTTACTACCAAAAGGCATCTGACAAACCAGCTCGTTCATGGGATGAGGTGCCTGAGAAAATCAAGGAAACTTTTGAACGCATCGGAATTCCAGAAGCAGAACGTGCTTATCTTGCAGGTGCTGCTGCTCAGTACGAATCAGAAGTGGTTTACCACAATATGAAAGAAGAATTTGAGAAGTTGGGCATTATCTTTACGGATACCGATTCAGCTTTGAAAGAATACCCTGATTTGTTCAAGCAGTATTTTGCCAAATTAGTGCCACCAACGGATAATAAATTAGCTGCCCTAAACAGTGCAGTATGGTCTGGGGGAACCTTTATCTATGTGCCAAAAGGTGTCAAATGTGATATTCCTTTGCAGACTTATTTCCGAATCAATAACGAAAGTACCGGACAGTTTGAGCGAACCTTGATTATCGTCGATGAGGGGGCAAGTGTGCATTACGTTGAAGGGTGTACAGCGCCGACCTATTCAAGTGATAGTTTGCATGCAGCGATTGTTGAAATCTTTGCCCTTGATGGAGCCTACATGCGCTATACAACAATTCAGAACTGGTCTGACAATGTCTATAACCTTGTTACCAAACGTGCTCGTGCGATGAAAGATGCGACAGTGGAGTGGATTGATGGCAACCTTGGGGCTAAAACCACCATGAAATATCCATCTGTTTACTTGGATGGTGAAGGAGCGCGTGGGACCATGCTGTCTATCGCTTTTGCTAATACGGGACAACACCAAGATACAGGTGCTAAGATGATTCATAATGCGCCGCATACTAGCTCATCAATTGTGTCCAAATCCATTGCCAAAGGTGGTGGAGAGGTAAACTACCGTGGGCAAGTCACTTTTGCACGGAATTCTAAAAAATCAGTCAGCCATATCGAGTGTGATACCATTATCATGGATGATATTTCAAAATCAGATACCATTCCTTTCAATGAAATCCACAATTCGCAAGTGGCCTTGGAGCACGAAGCTAAAGTATCTAAGATTTCTGAAGAACAACTCTACTACCTCATGAGCCGTGGTCTGTCAGAAGGTGAAGCTACAGAGATGATTGTCATGGGCTTTGTGGAGCCATTCACCAAAGAACTTCCAATGGAATACGCAGTTGAGCTCAACCGCTTGATTGCTTATGAAATGGAAGGTTCAGTCGGCTAA
- the sufU gene encoding Fe-S cluster assembly sulfur transfer protein SufU, whose protein sequence is MALSKLESLYMAVVADHSKHPHHQGEIAGAHQVDLNNPTCGDVINLSLQLDETGETIQDIAFVNAGCTISTASASMMTDLVLGKTKTEVLELAQVFSEMVQGKTDVRQKDLGDAAFLAGVAKFPQRVKCATLAWNALKKGLNEE, encoded by the coding sequence ATGGCACTTTCTAAATTAGAGAGCCTTTATATGGCTGTGGTAGCAGACCATTCCAAACATCCTCATCATCAAGGGGAAATCGCTGGGGCTCATCAGGTGGATTTGAACAATCCCACTTGTGGCGATGTGATTAACTTGTCGCTGCAATTAGATGAAACTGGTGAAACCATTCAAGATATTGCCTTTGTCAATGCAGGTTGCACCATTTCGACCGCTTCAGCTAGTATGATGACAGATTTGGTGTTAGGAAAAACGAAGACAGAAGTGCTGGAATTAGCCCAGGTCTTTTCTGAAATGGTTCAAGGAAAGACAGATGTACGCCAAAAAGACTTAGGAGATGCTGCCTTTCTAGCAGGTGTTGCTAAATTTCCACAGCGAGTAAAATGTGCGACCTTGGCCTGGAATGCACTAAAAAAAGGCTTAAATGAAGAGTAG
- a CDS encoding cysteine desulfurase encodes MSVDSHALKKEFPILDQLVHDEPLVYLDNAATTQKPQVVLEEILNYYQTDNANVHRGVHTLAERATSRYEAARERVRQFIHAKSTKEVLFTRGTTTSLNWVAHFAAQILQPEDEVLISIMEHHANIIPWQEACRKTGAKLVYVYLKDGLLDMEDLQSKLSPKTRFVSLAHVSNVLGTINPIKEITRLAHEVDAIMVVDGAQSIPHMSIDVLDLDVDFFAFSGHKMLGPTGIGVLYGKEKWLSQMEPVEFGGEMIDFVYEQSATWKELPWKFEAGTPNMAGAIGLAKAIDYLEEVGMEDIAAHEADLLAYIFPKLQTMEGIEIYGPTDLAKRSGVISFNIKGLHPHDVATALDYEGVAVRAGHHCAQPLLAYLGVQSTVRASFSLYNTKEDCDRLLEALEKTKEFFNGTF; translated from the coding sequence ATGTCAGTAGATAGCCATGCCCTCAAAAAAGAGTTTCCAATCCTAGACCAGTTGGTCCATGATGAGCCCTTGGTCTATCTAGACAATGCTGCAACGACGCAGAAACCCCAAGTTGTTTTAGAAGAAATCCTAAACTATTACCAGACGGATAATGCCAATGTTCACCGAGGTGTGCATACCTTAGCGGAACGTGCGACTAGCCGCTATGAGGCAGCACGGGAGCGCGTGCGACAATTTATCCATGCCAAATCAACCAAGGAAGTACTTTTTACAAGAGGGACTACGACAAGTCTCAATTGGGTGGCACATTTTGCAGCCCAAATCTTGCAACCAGAGGATGAGGTCTTGATCTCCATTATGGAACACCATGCCAATATTATCCCCTGGCAAGAAGCTTGTCGAAAGACGGGAGCAAAGTTGGTCTATGTCTATCTGAAAGACGGGCTCTTAGATATGGAGGATTTGCAGTCCAAACTATCACCAAAAACAAGATTTGTCTCTTTGGCCCATGTCTCCAATGTCCTAGGAACCATCAATCCAATCAAAGAAATTACTCGATTGGCGCACGAAGTTGATGCCATTATGGTAGTAGATGGAGCCCAGTCCATTCCACACATGTCTATTGATGTATTGGATTTAGATGTGGATTTCTTTGCTTTTTCAGGTCATAAGATGCTGGGTCCGACAGGAATTGGTGTTCTCTATGGGAAAGAAAAATGGCTCTCCCAAATGGAACCAGTAGAATTTGGCGGAGAAATGATTGATTTTGTTTATGAGCAATCTGCTACGTGGAAGGAATTACCTTGGAAATTCGAAGCTGGTACGCCCAATATGGCAGGAGCGATTGGGCTAGCTAAGGCAATCGACTATCTGGAAGAAGTGGGGATGGAGGACATTGCAGCACACGAAGCAGATTTGCTAGCCTATATATTTCCCAAATTACAGACCATGGAGGGGATTGAAATCTATGGTCCGACAGACTTGGCAAAACGTTCAGGCGTCATCTCGTTTAATATAAAGGGATTGCATCCGCATGATGTAGCAACGGCACTGGACTATGAGGGAGTAGCTGTGCGAGCAGGTCATCATTGTGCTCAACCGCTTCTAGCTTATTTGGGTGTGCAGTCAACGGTTCGTGCTAGTTTTTCTCTTTATAATACCAAGGAAGACTGCGATCGATTGCTTGAAGCACTGGAAAAGACAAAGGAGTTTTTCAATGGCACTTTCTAA
- the sufD gene encoding Fe-S cluster assembly protein SufD, with amino-acid sequence MTKEAIKLFSQAHAEPAWLSNLRQAAFEKIDTLDLPKIERVKFHRWNLGDGSITESEATSNVPDFTALGDNPKLVQVGTQTVFEQLSPELAEAGVIFTDFYTALEEIPEVMEQYFTKAVAYDEDKLAAYHTAYFNSGSVLYVPDNVEIKVPVEGIFYQDSESDVPFNKHVLVITGKNAKLDYLERFESIGDGSKQATANITVEVIAGAGSQIKFAAIDRLGQHVTTYMSRRGSLANNASIDWAIGVMNEGNVIADFDSDLYGDGSHADMKVVALSSGKQVQGIDTRVTNYGRNSIGNILQHGVILEKGTLTFNGIGHIIKGAKGADAQQESRVLMLSDQARSDANPILLIDENDVTAGHAASIGQVDPEDMYYLMSRGLDKATAERLVVRGFLGAVITEIPVKEVRNEMIDGIEEKLSKR; translated from the coding sequence ATGACCAAAGAAGCCATTAAACTGTTTTCACAAGCACACGCAGAACCAGCTTGGTTGAGTAATCTTCGGCAAGCAGCTTTTGAAAAAATAGACACATTAGATCTACCAAAGATTGAACGGGTGAAATTCCACCGTTGGAATCTTGGAGATGGAAGTATAACAGAATCTGAAGCAACGAGCAATGTTCCTGATTTTACAGCTTTAGGTGATAATCCCAAGTTAGTTCAAGTCGGAACTCAGACTGTTTTTGAACAATTGTCTCCAGAATTGGCAGAGGCAGGCGTGATTTTCACAGATTTTTACACCGCTTTGGAAGAAATTCCAGAAGTCATGGAGCAGTACTTTACCAAGGCAGTAGCCTATGATGAGGACAAACTTGCAGCCTACCATACCGCTTATTTTAATAGCGGATCGGTCTTGTATGTCCCTGACAATGTCGAAATCAAGGTGCCAGTCGAAGGAATTTTCTACCAAGATAGCGAAAGCGATGTGCCGTTTAACAAGCATGTTTTAGTGATTACAGGGAAGAATGCTAAGTTAGACTATTTAGAACGTTTTGAAAGTATCGGAGATGGTAGCAAGCAAGCAACGGCCAATATCACAGTGGAAGTCATTGCAGGAGCTGGCAGTCAGATTAAATTTGCGGCGATTGACCGTTTGGGACAGCATGTAACAACCTATATGAGTCGTCGTGGGTCATTGGCAAACAATGCCAGCATTGACTGGGCGATTGGAGTGATGAATGAAGGCAATGTCATTGCTGACTTTGATAGTGATTTGTATGGAGATGGCAGCCATGCAGATATGAAGGTCGTTGCACTGTCAAGTGGCAAGCAAGTGCAGGGGATTGATACTCGTGTAACCAACTATGGTCGCAATTCGATCGGAAATATCCTCCAACACGGGGTGATTTTAGAAAAAGGAACGCTGACCTTCAACGGAATTGGACACATTATTAAAGGTGCTAAGGGAGCGGATGCCCAGCAAGAAAGTCGGGTCTTGATGCTGTCTGACCAGGCACGAAGCGATGCCAATCCGATTCTTTTAATTGATGAAAATGATGTTACAGCAGGGCACGCTGCTTCTATCGGACAGGTCGATCCAGAGGACATGTACTATCTCATGAGCCGTGGTTTGGATAAAGCAACAGCCGAACGTTTGGTTGTACGTGGTTTCCTAGGAGCAGTTATTACGGAAATTCCTGTAAAAGAAGTCCGTAATGAAATGATTGACGGAATTGAAGAAAAGCTAAGCAAGAGGTAA
- the sufC gene encoding Fe-S cluster assembly ATPase SufC — MSVLEIKDLHVAIEGKEILKGVNLTLKTGEVAAIMGPNGTGKSTLSAAIMGNPNYEVTQGEVLLDGVNVLELEVDERARMGLFLAMQYPSEIPGITNAEFLRAAMNAGKEEDEKISVRDFITKLDEKMELLNMKEEMAERYLNEGFSGGEKKRNEILQLLMLEPTFALLDEIDSGLDIDALKVVSKGVNAMRGEGFGAMIITHYQRLLNYITPDVVHIMMEGRVVLSGGPELAIRLEKEGYAKIAEELGLTYEEEV, encoded by the coding sequence ATGTCAGTATTAGAAATCAAAGATTTGCATGTGGCAATCGAGGGAAAAGAAATTTTAAAAGGGGTTAACTTGACCTTGAAAACAGGGGAAGTTGCAGCCATTATGGGACCAAATGGAACAGGGAAATCCACCCTTTCAGCAGCCATCATGGGAAATCCTAACTACGAAGTCACTCAAGGAGAGGTCTTACTTGATGGCGTGAATGTCTTGGAGTTAGAAGTTGATGAGCGTGCTCGTATGGGGCTCTTTCTTGCTATGCAATACCCAAGTGAAATCCCAGGCATTACCAATGCAGAATTTCTACGTGCAGCCATGAATGCTGGAAAAGAAGAGGATGAGAAAATTTCTGTCCGTGATTTCATTACCAAACTCGATGAGAAAATGGAATTGCTCAACATGAAAGAAGAAATGGCAGAGCGCTACCTCAATGAAGGCTTCTCTGGTGGTGAGAAAAAACGCAATGAAATTCTACAACTCTTGATGTTAGAGCCAACCTTTGCTCTTCTTGATGAAATCGACTCAGGTCTTGACATCGACGCCCTTAAAGTGGTTTCAAAAGGGGTAAATGCCATGCGTGGAGAAGGCTTTGGTGCCATGATTATTACCCACTACCAACGGTTGTTAAACTACATTACACCAGATGTGGTTCACATTATGATGGAAGGACGCGTGGTTCTATCAGGTGGTCCAGAACTTGCGATTCGTCTTGAAAAAGAAGGTTATGCAAAAATTGCAGAAGAACTAGGCTTGACTTACGAAGAGGAAGTTTAA